One window of the Sparus aurata chromosome 17, fSpaAur1.1, whole genome shotgun sequence genome contains the following:
- the LOC115568153 gene encoding protein lifeguard 1 encodes MERTHDSNGEGYGPRPPPYSPQDYAGGPYTGMSYQVGKGNVAVVSPPTTYDNMVHPEEVAAAGGNEQYGQAPPDYSHGSDDHCFSDAAVRRGFIRKVYLTLMIQLLVTVGIICAFLYWDTLRRWTLDNYWFSYTMMVVVLVLILVLSCCDNVRRRVPLNFITLGLFTVAEGLMLGSVSAYYEAEAVLWAVGATALVSFALTLFAMQSKWDFTAKSGSLWVFAWTLFSFALLCAVLRSQYAYITYACLGTLLFSLYLVFDTQLILGGKHRKYEISPEEYVFAALNLYLDIVTLFVLLLQLIGLCR; translated from the exons ATGGAGCGCACTCACGACAGCAACGGGGAGGGCTATGGACCTCGCCCTCCTCCGTACAGTCCTCAGGACTATGCGGGCGGTCCGTACACGGGGATGAGCTACCAG GTGGGGAAGGGGAACGTGGCGGTGGTCTCCCCTCCTACCACCTACGATAACATGGTCCATCCCGAGGAGGTGGCAGCGGCAGGAGGCAACGAGCAGTACGGCCAGGCTCCACCTGACTACTCTCACGGCTCGGACGATCACTGCTTCAGTGACGCCGCCGTACGAAGAG GTTTCATAAGGAAAGTCTACTTGACCTTGATGATTCAGCTCCTGGTGACTGTCGGCATCATCTGCGCTTTTCTCTACTG GGACACTCTCCGGAGATGGACGTTGGACAACTACTGGTTCTCCTACACCATGAT ggtggtggtgctggtgctcATCTTGGTCCTGTCCTGCTGCGACAACGTCCGTCGTCGAGTCCCCCTCAATTTCATCACCCTGGGCCTGTTT aCCGTGGCGGAGGGCCTGATGCTCGGCTCTGTGTCGGC GTACTATGAAGCCGAAGCAGTTCTGTGGGCTGTGGGGGCCACGGCGCTGGTCTCCTTCGCCTTGACTCTGTTCGCCATGCAGTCAAAG TGGGACTTCACCGCAAAAAGTGGGAGCCTGTGGGTGTTTGCCTGGACCCTCTTCTCGTTTGCACTGCTTTGTGCAGTCCTCCGATCGCAG TACGCTTATATCACGTACGCCTGCCTGGGAACCTTGCTGTTTTCTCTA tatTTGGTGTTTGATACCCAGCTCATCCTGGGTGGAAAACACAGGAAGTATGAAATCTCTCCCGAGGAATATGTGTTCGCCGCTCTCAACCTTTATTTGGACATTGTCACCCTGttcgtcctcctgctgcagctcatcGGCCTCTGCCGCTAG